The genomic window ACCGGCGTGTGCCTCCCAAGCAGGGGCTGGAGTATTACCGTGCCCTCAAGGCCCGGGGGGTCCCCACACGGTGAGTGGGGTGCTGGATGCCCAGCTGGTGGGGTGCAGGCATGGCACTAAcccttctctctcccccccAGGCTGCTCTGGTACCCAGGGAACAGCCACGCACTGGCTGGTGTGGAGGCCGAAGCCGACGGCTTCATGAACATGGCGCTGTGGCTGCTCAAGCACCTGGAGTGCTAAGGGGCCCCCACTGCTGCCAACTCTAATAAATGATTTAGATCAGGCACCCCGGTGTCTCTGGTGGGGGTGCTGGCCCCTGTGTCACCtttgctcccagtgccccagaaGCTGGTGGCAACTGGATCTTTCACCTGCACAGGTGGGCAGTTGTGCTGCCAGGAATACTTTGGGCCATGGGAAGGGTGAACCCTGCCTGCCCATCCTGGGCAgtggggagcagctggagggctGGCACCAGCCGGGGTGCTGGCGCCAGGCTGTTCCCACGTGCCTTGGCAGACATCCCGCTGCCAGTGGCAGGCACCAGCAGCCCAGCATGGCAGAGCACGGCCCCACAGCTACAGGGATCGAGCAGCGCATGGAGGTGGGCAGAGGGGTTCGGGGGGTCCGCGTGGGTGAGCACAGCCCCGTTTCGGGAGCTGGGCACGGGCGGGGGGGGGTAAGCTGACTCCCTTCCAGCACGCCTCTTTCCCGGCGCAGGCGGCCGGCGGCCCCGCTGCCTGCTACCGGGAGCTGTGCCAGTTCCCTGCCATCACCCGTGCCGCCCTCGGGGCCGCGGCTGGGGGACAGACCTTCCTACTCTACACGGGTGAGTCGCAGGCTCGGCGCCCGCTGCGCTTTGTCCCGCGGGCCCGGTGTGAGCGGGCGCTGACGGCCCCTTCCCGCAGAGTGCCGGCGCCCCGACctgccccgccgccgcctcctgcGCTTCAGCCGCCACTACAGTCTGCGGTGCACGAACGGCGGCCCCGGCATCGCCGTCACCGGGGCCGCGCTCAGCGCCGACATCCACAGCCAGTACGGCAGGGACGGGCTTCGCGGGGGGAAGGTGTGCCCGGTGTCCGCGGTGTGCTCGGTGCCTGCAGTGTGCCGTATGCCCGGTACCCGTGGTGTGCCCGGTGCCCGCAGTGTACCCAGTGCcgtgctgtgcccagtgcccacagcacgGCCCTCGGTGTGCCTGGTGCCCTTggtgtgcccagtgcccacagtgcagcCCGGTGCCCACAGAGTGCcgccctgctgcagcctccctccctccctccctccctcccttcctccctctcacCCTCAGGCTCCTCGGCCAGGACTCGCCCAGTGGGCAGCGCCGTGCCTTGTTCAGCCACTGCCCGCTGCAGGGCCACGAGCTGCTGGAGGTAACGCAGCTGTCCCGGTCACTCACCAGTGTGGCTGGAGTGCCAGTGTGGGGCGGTGGGCACCATGGACATGGTGTGCTGGTGCTGACTCCTGCTACCCCAGGTGTGGGACCGCAGCGGGCGCAGCCACAGTGTGGACCTAACGGCATTGGGGAAGCACAGCGAGGTGTACACAGAGGGTAGGGGTCTTTCCCCGTGGTGCCTGCCCACACAGGCAAGGGCTAAGTGCCTGCTtggtgcccagctgtgcctgtgccaggctgtgctttgGCCACTCTTACCATGCCAGGGCCCTTTGCCTGCCTGGCCTGGTCCCACTTGGAGACACGGCTCCTCTATGTGGCTGAGAAGAGCCAGCCCAAACGCCAGCCCTCCTACCCCTGGGAtgtgcctggagcagctgggccagcacaggaggatgaggatgaggaagtAGGTGCCATGTGCCCCATGACTGTGTTCTGTGCAACCCTTGAGTCTGCCAGGCATACTGAGAGCATGGCATGTGCTCCATGAGCACACCATCCATCCCATGAGTGTGTGGGTGTGCCATACACCCCACGAATGTGCCATGCACAGAGCCCCATGCCTGGGGCTGCCAGATGTGGGGctgacagggctgtgctgcagggtgaGAAGTTCATGTACCATGAGGACTGGGGGGAGGCACTGAGCACCCGCAGCATGCCCGTCCTCTGCATCCTGGACCTGGAGAGCAGCAACCTCTCGGTGCTGGAGGGTGTCCCAGAGCACCTGTCCCCTGGCCAGGTCAGGATGGGGATGCAGGGATCACCCCAGGGGATccagcctggggctgtgggatAAGCCTTCTTGTCGCACAGGCCCTGTGGTCTCCAGATGATCGCGGTGTGGTGTTTGTGGGCTGGTGGCACAAGCCCTTCCGCCTGGGACTGAGAGCCTGCTCCAACAGGAGGTAGGTCCCCCTCAGCATTCAGCACCATGCCGGGATGCCCTTGTAGTATCAATGCAGTGGAGATACAACCTGACCCACATTTCCTCCCCAGGTCAGGGATTTTCCACTTGGACCTGGCAAGTGGGCGTTGCGGTGAGTACTGAGGCCCTGGAGGGTGCTCTGGGGGATGCCTAGGGGGCTACTGaccccctgctgcccacagagctgctttcagcaGACAATGTTGCTGCCTGCTCCCCTCGGCTGAGCCCTGATGGTCAGCGCCTGCTCTACCTGGAGGGATCTGTGGGGGGGCCCCACCGGCAGTGCCTGCGCCTGTGTCTGGTGAGTTGGCTCCatgggcaccaggcacagctgtgccaccctgtgctgCCAATGTGGTGCCCAGCTCGGCTGTCACAGCCTCTTGTAGTGCCTGGTTGGGGTGAGGGGTCCCCAAGCCCTCCTGCCTCAGTTTTCCCCAGGGTAGGCCCATCCCTGACCACCAGCTCTCCCCAGCTCACCTGGCAGACCAGGCAGACGGTGACGGTAATCGATGTGGTGCAGGAACCCACAGAGggtgagcacagcacagtgggcaggtctgggagctgccaggggctgggaccCTCCCCAGCTACATGTTCATGACCCCCAGCTCACTGGCCCAGCACTCTGCTCCACTTGCAGCCTTCACTGGGCTCTACACAGAGGTACTGCCACCTCAGTGCTGGGCAGCCGACAGCCGGCGAGCCGTGCTGAGCACCCCACAGCGGAGCCGCACGGTGAGTCCTGGGGATGGCAGGGCCAGTGGTGTGACCCCCGCCCCTCATGGTGACACCACTGGATGTGCTGCCCCATCACAGGACCTGCTGCTCGTGGACACAGAGGCAGCCACTGTCACCAACCTGACAGCAGGTACATGGCACTGGgctgcccacagtgccccagaGAGCAGCTGCGGTCACCAACATGCTCTTTGTCCCCAGGGTCACCTGAagggtgctgggagctgctcaccCTCCAGTGGGACCTGCTGGTGGCCacctgctcagccccacaccATCCCCCCAGCCTGGTGAGCAGAGCCTTGGCACCATGTGGCAGAGTGGGATATGGCACAGTGATGTGGAGCCAGGCACAGTGTGGTGTGGCACATATGGCGTGGTGTGGCATGGCCAGTCAGAATGACATGGCTCAGCCAGATCCATCACAGCACAGCCTTGGCATAGCATGGCCCTGGTGCCATCTCTTGTCTATGCCCAGGTGGTGGCCATGCTGCCGCCGGCaggccaggagctgcccctctgctggGTGCCAGTGGAGAACACTCCAACAGTGCCTGGTGTCACCTGGAAGACCCTGATGATCCAGCCAccctgcagtgggcagggcTCTACTGCACACAGTGAGCACTTGGGGCCCCCCAACATACCTGGGTTCTGCCTGGCTGCCAGGAACCCTTGGGAATGAGGGGTGGGCAGGGTTCTGGGTGCCTGAGGTAGTGGGTGCTGAGTGGGACCCCTTTCCTGGCATAGACACCCAGGATTTTGAGGCCCTGCTGCTAAGCCCGTCAGATGGCACAGCACCACACCCTCTTGTTGTGTGCCCCCATGGTGAgtgaggggacagtggggacactctgtcagtgctggtggcaCCCCAGCTGATGTCCATGGTGGCCCCAGGTGGCCCCCATGCTGTCTTCGATGCCCGCTGGCGCCCAAGCATGGCCGCACTGTGCCAGCTGGGCTTCGCTGTGCTCCTGGGTGAGTGCTGGGGACCTTGGGGACATGTGACCCCGTGTCCCACTGGAAACATGGCACCCATGGCCCCTGTCTCTCCAGTGAACTACCGCGGCTCCCTGGGCTTCGGCCAGGCCAGCATCAGCTCCCTGCTTTCCCGTGTGGGTGAGCAGGATGTGGCAGACACCCAGGTGGGCTGGGCATGCTGgggggatgctgctgggaggaTGCTGATGTTTGGGTGCTGATGGTGGGACCTGCTGGTAGGGCACTGATGTTTGGGCGCCAATAGTGGGGTGCTGGTGGTGGGGTGCCAATGGTGGGTGTCTTATGGCTGTAGCTGGCAGTAGAACAGGCACTGCACAGTGAGCCACTGGACCCACACcgcctggctctgctggctggCTCCCACGGAGCCTTCATTGCCCTCCACCTCCTCACCCGCGAGCCCGAGCGCTACCAAGCCTGTGCCTTGCGCAGCCCCGTCTCCAACCTGCCTGCGCTGCTGGGCACCTCTGACATCCCAGACTGGTAAGTGCCACCCCCcatcctgtgctgtgccacaccACCCATCCCCACAACACCCACCAGTGCCTCTGTGCTACAGGCGCTACacctccctggggctgccctACTCCTTTGAGCGGGTGCCACGTGCCGAGGAGGTGGCCACCATGCTACTGCGCTCGCCCATCGCCCAGGCAGCCCAGGTAAGGGAGAGTCAGGATGGGTGCAGGGTGCCAAGCAGAGGG from Pithys albifrons albifrons isolate INPA30051 chromosome 3, PitAlb_v1, whole genome shotgun sequence includes these protein-coding regions:
- the LOC139669824 gene encoding acylamino-acid-releasing enzyme-like isoform X4, which gives rise to MGRVNPACPSWAVGSSWRAGTSRGAGARLFPRALADIPLPVAGTSSPAWQSTAPQLQGSSSAWSTPLSRRRRPAAPLPATGSCASSLPSPVPPSGPRLGDRPSYSTRSAGAPTCPAAASCASAATTVCGARTAAPASPSPGPRSAPTSTASTAGTGFAGGRLLGQDSPSGQRRALFSHCPLQGHELLEVWDRSGRSHSVDLTALGKHSEVYTEGPFACLAWSHLETRLLYVAEKSQPKRQPSYPWDVPGAAGPAQEDEDEEGEKFMYHEDWGEALSTRSMPVLCILDLESSNLSVLEGVPEHLSPGQALWSPDDRGVVFVGWWHKPFRLGLRACSNRRSGIFHLDLASGRCELLSADNVAACSPRLSPDGQRLLYLEGSVGGPHRQCLRLCLLTWQTRQTVTVIDVVQEPTEAFTGLYTEVLPPQCWAADSRRAVLSTPQRSRTDLLLVDTEAATVTNLTAGSPEGCWELLTLQWDLLVATCSAPHHPPSLVVAMLPPAGQELPLCWVPVENTPTVPGVTWKTLMIQPPCSGQGSTAHNTQDFEALLLSPSDGTAPHPLVVCPHGGPHAVFDARWRPSMAALCQLGFAVLLVNYRGSLGFGQASISSLLSRVGEQDVADTQLAVEQALHSEPLDPHRLALLAGSHGAFIALHLLTREPERYQACALRSPVSNLPALLGTSDIPDWRYTSLGLPYSFERVPRAEEVATMLLRSPIAQAAQGCAAGADARAALCGRQGPARQPHTGAGALPGAAGQRRASTAAVVPGGRPCADRRGDRGQCLQELCPLVPPAPWAAQAGQDRTAQPLSASGGPGLCWPQGDHWP
- the LOC139669824 gene encoding acylamino-acid-releasing enzyme-like isoform X1, with the translated sequence MGRVNPACPSWAVGSSWRAGTSRGAGARLFPRALADIPLPVAGTSSPAWQSTAPQLQGSSSAWSTPLSRRRRPAAPLPATGSCASSLPSPVPPSGPRLGDRPSYSTRSAGAPTCPAAASCASAATTVCGARTAAPASPSPGPRSAPTSTASTAGTGFAGGRLLGQDSPSGQRRALFSHCPLQGHELLEVWDRSGRSHSVDLTALGKHSEVYTEGPFACLAWSHLETRLLYVAEKSQPKRQPSYPWDVPGAAGPAQEDEDEEGEKFMYHEDWGEALSTRSMPVLCILDLESSNLSVLEGVPEHLSPGQALWSPDDRGVVFVGWWHKPFRLGLRACSNRRSGIFHLDLASGRCELLSADNVAACSPRLSPDGQRLLYLEGSVGGPHRQCLRLCLLTWQTRQTVTVIDVVQEPTEAFTGLYTEVLPPQCWAADSRRAVLSTPQRSRTDLLLVDTEAATVTNLTAGSPEGCWELLTLQWDLLVATCSAPHHPPSLVVAMLPPAGQELPLCWVPVENTPTVPGVTWKTLMIQPPCSGQGSTAHNTQDFEALLLSPSDGTAPHPLVVCPHGGPHAVFDARWRPSMAALCQLGFAVLLGECWGPWGHVTPCPTGNMAPMAPVSPVNYRGSLGFGQASISSLLSRVGEQDVADTQLAVEQALHSEPLDPHRLALLAGSHGAFIALHLLTREPERYQACALRSPVSNLPALLGTSDIPDWRYTSLGLPYSFERVPRAEEVATMLLRSPIAQAAQGCAAGADARAALCGRQGPARQPHTGAGALPGAAGQRRASTAAVVPGGRPCADRRGDRGQCLQELCPLVPPAPWAAQAGQDRTAQPLSASGGPGLCWPQGDHWP
- the LOC139669824 gene encoding acylamino-acid-releasing enzyme-like isoform X2, with amino-acid sequence MGRVNPACPSWAVGSSWRAGTSRGAGARLFPRALADIPLPVAGTSSPAWQSTAPQLQGSSSAWRRPAAPLPATGSCASSLPSPVPPSGPRLGDRPSYSTRSAGAPTCPAAASCASAATTVCGARTAAPASPSPGPRSAPTSTASTAGTGFAGGRLLGQDSPSGQRRALFSHCPLQGHELLEVWDRSGRSHSVDLTALGKHSEVYTEGPFACLAWSHLETRLLYVAEKSQPKRQPSYPWDVPGAAGPAQEDEDEEGEKFMYHEDWGEALSTRSMPVLCILDLESSNLSVLEGVPEHLSPGQALWSPDDRGVVFVGWWHKPFRLGLRACSNRRSGIFHLDLASGRCELLSADNVAACSPRLSPDGQRLLYLEGSVGGPHRQCLRLCLLTWQTRQTVTVIDVVQEPTEAFTGLYTEVLPPQCWAADSRRAVLSTPQRSRTDLLLVDTEAATVTNLTAGSPEGCWELLTLQWDLLVATCSAPHHPPSLVVAMLPPAGQELPLCWVPVENTPTVPGVTWKTLMIQPPCSGQGSTAHNTQDFEALLLSPSDGTAPHPLVVCPHGGPHAVFDARWRPSMAALCQLGFAVLLGECWGPWGHVTPCPTGNMAPMAPVSPVNYRGSLGFGQASISSLLSRVGEQDVADTQLAVEQALHSEPLDPHRLALLAGSHGAFIALHLLTREPERYQACALRSPVSNLPALLGTSDIPDWRYTSLGLPYSFERVPRAEEVATMLLRSPIAQAAQGCAAGADARAALCGRQGPARQPHTGAGALPGAAGQRRASTAAVVPGGRPCADRRGDRGQCLQELCPLVPPAPWAAQAGQDRTAQPLSASGGPGLCWPQGDHWP
- the LOC139669824 gene encoding acylamino-acid-releasing enzyme-like isoform X3, translating into MGRVNPACPSWAVGSSWRAGTSRGAGARLFPRALADIPLPVAGTSSPAWQSTAPQLQGSSSAWSTPLSRRRRPAAPLPATGSCASSLPSPVPPSGPRLGDRPSYSTRSAGAPTCPAAASCASAATTVCGARTAAPASPSPGPRSAPTSTASTAGTGFAGGRLLGQDSPSGQRRALFSHCPLQGHELLEVWDRSGRSHSVDLTALGKHSEVYTEGPFACLAWSHLETRLLYVAEKSQPKRQPSYPWDVPGAAGPAQEDEDEEGEKFMYHEDWGEALSTRSMPVLCILDLESSNLSVLEGVPEHLSPGQALWSPDDRGVVFVGWWHKPFRLGLRACSNRRSGIFHLDLASGRCELLSADNVAACSPRLSPDGQRLLYLEGSVGGPHRQCLRLCLLTWQTRQTVTVIDVVQEPTEAFTGLYTEVLPPQCWAADSRRAVLSTPQRSRTDLLLVDTEAATVTNLTAGSPEGCWELLTLQWDLLVATCSAPHHPPSLVVAMLPPAGQELPLCWVPVENTPTVPGVTWKTLMIQPPCSGQGSTAHNTQDFEALLLSPSDGTAPHPLVVCPHGGPHAVFDARWRPSMAALCQLGFAVLLGECWGPWGHVTPCPTGNMAPMAPVSPVNYRGSLGFGQASISSLLSRVGEQDVADTQLAVEQALHSEPLDPHRLALLAGSHGAFIALHLLTREPERYQACALRSPVSNLPALLGTSDIPDWRYTSLGLPYSFERVPRAEEVATMLLRSPIAQAAQVQTPVLLCVGARDQRVSPTQALELYRVLRARGVPARLLWYPEGGHALTGVETEANVFKNCARWFLQHLGQPRQDRTGQHSP
- the LOC139669824 gene encoding acylamino-acid-releasing enzyme-like isoform X5, translating into MGRVNPACPSWAVGSSWRAGTSRGAGARLFPRALADIPLPVAGTSSPAWQSTAPQLQGSSSAWSTPLSRRRRPAAPLPATGSCASSLPSPVPPSGPRLGDRPSYSTRSAGAPTCPAAASCASAATTVCGARTAAPASPSPGPRSAPTSTASTAGTGFAGGRLLGQDSPSGQRRALFSHCPLQGHELLEVWDRSGRSHSVDLTALGKHSEVYTEGPFACLAWSHLETRLLYVAEKSQPKRQPSYPWDVPGAAGPAQEDEDEEGEKFMYHEDWGEALSTRSMPVLCILDLESSNLSVLEGVPEHLSPGQALWSPDDRGVVFVGWWHKPFRLGLRACSNRRSGIFHLDLASGRCELLSADNVAACSPRLSPDGQRLLYLEGSVGGPHRQCLRLCLLTWQTRQTVTVIDVVQEPTEAFTGLYTEVLPPQCWAADSRRAVLSTPQRSRTDLLLVDTEAATVTNLTAGSPEGCWELLTLQWDLLVATCSAPHHPPSLVVAMLPPAGQELPLCWVPVENTPTVPGVTWKTLMIQPPCSGQGSTAHNTQDFEALLLSPSDGTAPHPLVVCPHGGPHAVFDARWRPSMAALCQLGFAVLLVNYRGSLGFGQASISSLLSRVGEQDVADTQLAVEQALHSEPLDPHRLALLAGSHGAFIALHLLTREPERYQACALRSPVSNLPALLGTSDIPDWRYTSLGLPYSFERVPRAEEVATMLLRSPIAQAAQVQTPVLLCVGARDQRVSPTQALELYRVLRARGVPARLLWYPEGGHALTGVETEANVFKNCARWFLQHLGQPRQDRTGQHSP
- the LOC139669824 gene encoding acylamino-acid-releasing enzyme-like isoform X6 gives rise to the protein MAEHGPTATGIEQRMEAAGGPAACYRELCQFPAITRAALGAAAGGQTFLLYTECRRPDLPRRRLLRFSRHYSLRCTNGGPGIAVTGAALSADIHSQLLGQDSPSGQRRALFSHCPLQGHELLEVWDRSGRSHSVDLTALGKHSEVYTEGPFACLAWSHLETRLLYVAEKSQPKRQPSYPWDVPGAAGPAQEDEDEEGEKFMYHEDWGEALSTRSMPVLCILDLESSNLSVLEGVPEHLSPGQALWSPDDRGVVFVGWWHKPFRLGLRACSNRRSGIFHLDLASGRCELLSADNVAACSPRLSPDGQRLLYLEGSVGGPHRQCLRLCLLTWQTRQTVTVIDVVQEPTEAFTGLYTEVLPPQCWAADSRRAVLSTPQRSRTDLLLVDTEAATVTNLTAGSPEGCWELLTLQWDLLVATCSAPHHPPSLVVAMLPPAGQELPLCWVPVENTPTVPGVTWKTLMIQPPCSGQGSTAHNTQDFEALLLSPSDGTAPHPLVVCPHGGPHAVFDARWRPSMAALCQLGFAVLLGECWGPWGHVTPCPTGNMAPMAPVSPVNYRGSLGFGQASISSLLSRVGEQDVADTQLAVEQALHSEPLDPHRLALLAGSHGAFIALHLLTREPERYQACALRSPVSNLPALLGTSDIPDWRYTSLGLPYSFERVPRAEEVATMLLRSPIAQAAQGCAAGADARAALCGRQGPARQPHTGAGALPGAAGQRRASTAAVVPGGRPCADRRGDRGQCLQELCPLVPPAPWAAQAGQDRTAQPLSASGGPGLCWPQGDHWP